In Deinococcus reticulitermitis, a genomic segment contains:
- a CDS encoding heavy metal-responsive transcriptional regulator — protein MTPQPAPLSIGQLATETGERVKTLRYWTDLGLLQHERKESGYRMYTADSAERVQFIRSAQRVGFTLGDIARILSLRAEGQKPCTDVRDELQVHLQAVRQQLAQLQALEAELAGRLAYAQAHPDPECDTPGCVYLNLPSP, from the coding sequence ATGACCCCTCAACCAGCTCCGCTCTCCATCGGACAACTGGCCACCGAGACCGGTGAACGGGTCAAGACCTTGCGCTACTGGACCGACCTCGGCCTTCTCCAGCATGAACGCAAAGAGAGCGGCTACCGGATGTACACCGCAGACAGCGCGGAACGCGTGCAGTTCATCCGTTCTGCCCAGCGCGTTGGATTCACCCTCGGTGACATTGCCCGCATCCTCAGCCTCCGCGCGGAGGGTCAGAAGCCCTGCACGGATGTCCGTGACGAGTTGCAAGTGCATCTCCAGGCCGTCCGTCAGCAGCTTGCCCAGCTTCAGGCGTTGGAAGCTGAACTCGCTGGGCGGCTCGCGTACGCTCAAGCTCACCCCGATCCCGAGTGTGATACCCCAGGCTGTGTGTACCTGAACCTGCCTTCCCCTTGA
- a CDS encoding putative iron-sulfur cluster-binding metallochaperone, translating to MEDTCCVPNAQGQDVTSCPVSATRGKGVPLITLKALLTPPALARLEPEDAFRFCPDPTCDVVYFSPTQTYRTGDLKAPVFQKDQAPEVPVCYCFGHHRADLTQAAVSGTARALETSIRAHVQAGRCGCEVNNPQGICCLGNVVTFLRTLDSQEQV from the coding sequence ATGGAAGACACGTGCTGCGTTCCCAACGCCCAGGGGCAGGACGTCACGTCCTGCCCGGTCAGTGCCACCCGCGGAAAGGGCGTGCCACTGATCACCCTCAAGGCCCTCCTGACTCCACCCGCCCTGGCCAGGCTGGAGCCAGAGGACGCCTTCCGATTCTGCCCGGACCCCACCTGTGACGTGGTGTACTTCAGCCCCACCCAGACCTACCGCACGGGAGACCTCAAGGCGCCCGTCTTCCAGAAGGATCAGGCTCCAGAGGTCCCGGTCTGCTACTGCTTCGGACACCACCGGGCCGATCTCACCCAGGCGGCCGTCTCAGGCACAGCCCGTGCTCTGGAGACTTCCATCCGCGCTCATGTCCAGGCGGGGCGCTGCGGCTGTGAGGTGAACAACCCGCAGGGAATTTGCTGCCTGGGAAATGTGGTGACCTTCCTGCGGACCCTGGACAGCCAGGAACAGGTCTGA